The Aestuariibaculum lutulentum genome segment ACGGTTTTCCTGAAGATTTTAGCTATGTTAGAATTAAAGACGTAAGACTAAGTTATGTTTTTCCTTCAGAAATACTAGATAAAATAGGGGTTAATTCTTTAACAGTTTATGCGGCAGGAAGAAATTTACACACATTTACCAAATGGTATGGATGGGACCCAGAAATTAGTTATGACTCTAGGGGAGCTGGAAATTGGACCAATAATTATCCTCAAGTAAGAACTATTTCTTTTGGATTAAACGTGTCACTTTAACATTAAAACTTACGAAAATGAAAAAACATATAATATATTTAATGGGGATTTGTGCGTTGTTTGTAGGAGCAAATTCTTGTCAAGATTCTTTTTTAGATGAAGAGGTATTGGATGCGCTCGCTCCAGAAACTTTGAATGACAAGCTTGGTTATGAGGCCGCAGCGATTGGACTTTATCATAATTTAAGCCAAGATTTCTATACAACAGATTGGGATCAAACTTTTCCAGGAATTTTTCATCTAGGGACAGATATAGTTTGGGCGCCTTCTGGTCGATCAAATGGTGCGGCAAGACCCTTTTTTGATTACACTCAATTGATTTCTGATGATTTTGGTTCCTGGAGGATTTGGTCTAGTCTTTACAGAATTATTAATAATGCAAATATTCTAATATCTAATGCAGAATCAGGTACAGCCGTTGGAATGTCTCAAAATGAAATAGACGCGTACAATGCTGAGGGGCGATTTTTTAGAGCTTATGCTTATAATATGCTAGCAACACTTTATGGAGGAGTTCCTTTGGTTACAGAGCCCATTGATGATGCAAAGACAGATTTTGTTAGAGCTACTTTACAAGAAGTTAATGATGTTATTGAGGCAGATTTAATTATGGCTGTGTCTAACTTACCTGAAGTTGATCAGGCTGTTCGTCAAGGGCGTGCAAATAAAAATATGGCTCGTCAGCTTTTGGCCGAAGTTTATTTAAGAAATGGCAAGCCGGATTTGGCTGAAGATCAGTGTGATGATATTATTGGTGGAGGTAAGTATACTTTGGTTAAAAATAGGTATGGAGTACGCTCGGGAGGTGATGGAGATGCTTTTTCAGATATGTTTTTATATGGTAACCAACGTAGAAATCAAGGAAACACTGAAGCTATTTGGGTGTTAGAGCAAGAAAACCCAACAGATGTGACTGGAGGAAGTACTGGTAATTCTCAATTTCGAAGAGTATGGGGAGGATCATACCATGATTTACCAGGTATGGTACCAACAGACACTTTAGGAGGTAGAGGGTTGGCTAGAATTAGATTAAACAACTGGGTTTTATATGATCTTTATGAAGATGATGATATGCGTAATTCTAAATATTCTATCCATCGTAAGCATTATTTCAATAATCCTGATGCTAAATATGATGCAATTCGAGGAACAGAAGTGCCATATGGAGAAGATGCAACATTCACACTGTCGGATGGAAGTGAGGTTAAAATATTTGCAGCTGACACTATTTATAAATACGCTCCTTATACTTTAAAATGGGGGCAGTTTGATAGTCGAAACGTGTTTGGTTATAACATGGTTAAAGATTTCATGATTATGCGCTTAGGAGAGACATATTTACTTAGGGCAGAAGCAAGATTAAAACAAGATAATTTTGATGGAGCTGCCAGTGATATAAATGTGCTTAGAGATAGAGCTAATGCACCTCTGGTTAGTGCAGGAGATATAACTCTAGATTTTATTTTAGATGAAAGAGTAAGAGAGTTATTGGGTGAGGAAAATAGAAGGATGACATTGGTTAGAACAGGGAAATTGGTAGAAAGAGCTCAAAATTTAAATGGTACTGGTCCAATTGCAAGTGGAAATATTGAAACCACTAACGGTATTCAGAATTATAATATGTTGTTACCAATTCCGCAAAGTGAAATTGATCTTAATAAAGATGCTGTTTTGGAACAAAACCCAGGGTATTAATATTATTTAAAACAAAATAATATTGGTTAGTTCAGAGTTTTAGTTTGGTTGAAGTAAAGGAGGTTAAACATCTCCTTTACTTTTTTAGAAACAATAGAAATTTATTAAGATTATTTTAAATGAATCCAGATATTATAAAGACCCAGTTGTCAACATAATTTTATACTCGGTAGTGAATATTGAAACCATGTTTATAGAAATAAATGTTTTTAAAATTTTTTAAATACTTCTTAATAATTTACTGTTCTATTTTTTTAGAATCCTGTTCTCAAAATGTAACATATTCTTATGTGGGAGAGGGCTGGAGTAAAAACTCGGTAAATACAGTTAAGTTTAGAAAAAATGCAATTACTACACATTCAGGTTACCAGTTTATTGCCTATTATAACCAAGAAAGTTATTTGGTTTTAGGTAAGCGACGCGTTAATAACACGATCTGGGAGATTAGTCAAACTCAATATCAAGGCAATACTAAAGATGCTCATAACGATATTAGTATAGTGGTTGATGGAGATGGGTATTTACACGTAAGTTGGGACCATCATAATACAAAATTGAGATATTCTAGAAGCAATGCTCCTTTAGGTTTAGATTTAGGAGAAGAACTATCCATGACAGGTATTCAGGAAGACAAAGTCACCTATCCTGAATTTTACAATTTGCCCAATGGGAATGTGCTTTTTTTCTATCGCTCTGGGGAATCTGGACGTGGAAATTTAGTGATCAATTCGTATGATTTAAAAACTAAGACCTGGTCACAAATACAAAGTAATCTTATAGATGGGGAAGATCAGCGTAGCGCCTATTGGCAGAGCACAGTAGATTCCAAAGGAGTGATTCATTTATCTTGGGTTTGGCGAGAAACCTGGGATGTTGAAACCAACCACGATTTATGTTATGCCCGTTCTTTAGATGGAGGTAAAACCTGGCAGAAGTCTACTTCCAAAGCTTATAGTCTGCCAATTACAGAGGCATCAGCAGAGTATGCCTGGAAAATTCCTCAAAATAGTAATTTAATAAATCAAACAGCAATGACTGCAGATGAAGAGTGTAATCCCTATATGGTATCGTATTGGAATTCAAATAATATTCCTCAATATCAAATAGTGTATTTAAAGGATAATAGCTGGAAAAAAGTAAACACAGGTTTTAGAACTGAATCCTTTCTTTTAGGAGGAGGAGGTACTAAAAGTATTCCTATCTCTCGGCCCGATATTTTAATAAAAGATGATGTAGTCGCTGTTCTTTTTAGAGATGAATCTAGAGGGAATAAAGTGTCATTGGCCTATTCTGATAATTTAGAAAGTAAAACCTCATGGGAAGTTATAGATCTAAGTAACACCTCTGTTGGCCAATGGGAACCCAATTACGATATCAATTTATGGAAAACCGAACAGAAGCTGCATATCTTTTATCAAGATGTAACTCAAATTGATGGAGAGGGTATTGCTAATACCAGTGCTTCTGCAGTGAAAATATTAGAAGTTAAGAATTTAAATTAAGCTAATAAATAATAAGTGGTAGTGCCAAGTTAATAAATCTTGTAAAATTTAAATAAAGTAGAATGAAATTAAATAAGATTCAAATAGGAATATTGTTAGTGTTGTCGTTTTTTTTTAAAGGTTTTTCACAAACCACTACCAATGTTTTTGAGATTGACAATCCTGATTATAAATTAAGCCCGTACACTGGAATGACTAAACAGCACTGGAAAGATGCAGCGTTGTATTTATTGGAAGGTGCTTTCAGTTATATAGAAACTCTTGATGACCCCATGAAATTTCCAAAACAACCTGGAAAAAGTTATCCGCATGATGAAGATCGTGTGCCAACCGAAAAACTGGAGGGCTTATGTAGAACTTTATTTGTGGCTGCACCATTGCTTAAGGATAATCCCGATTTAAAGGTTAACAACATAAATGTAGCAGATTACTACCGTTATCAAATAGGTAAATTAACAGATTCGAGCAGCGAATCCTATATTGTACCTAGACCAAAAAATGGAGGGGCAAGTCAGAATCTGGTAGAATTTGGAGCCTTGGCATTATCGATGCTTATCAGTCCGGATGTGCTTTGGGAACCATTACCCTATGAAACTAAAGACGCTTTGGCAAAAACCATGTTGAGTTACGGTGATGGACCTACGGTAGACTCGAACTGGAAGTTTTTCAACATTTTTGTTTTAAGTTTTTTTAAAGAACAAGGCTATTCCGTTAATGAAAAATTACTGGTTGAATACTTAGAGAAATCCCTAGCTCATTATCGTGGGCAAGGTTGGTATAACGATAGTCCGGCGTACGATTATTACAGCATGTGGGCGTTTCAGATGTATGGCATGATCTGGTCAGAATATTTCGGAAAGCAGCATTACCCGGAAATAGCTGATAAATTCATTACCAATTTTAAAGATTTAAAATACAATTATCCCTATTTGTTCAGTGAAGATGGAAAAATGATTATGTACGGAAGAAGTATTAGTTATCGGATTGGAGCTATTATTCCGTTTCCGTTGATGGGTTTAGAGGATAATATGCAGGATATTAATTTCGGGTGGATGCGTCGCATTTCGTCTGGAGTCATCAAACAATTTTTTACACATCCCGATTTTATGAAAGACCAAGTACCAACACTTGGGTTTTATGGTGCCTTTGAACCAGCGGTACAGGTTTACAGCTGTCGCGGAAGTGTGTATTGGATGGGGAAGGCCTTTTTAGGATTGTTAGTACCGGATGACAATCCGTTTTGGACAGCGACTGAAAATAATGGAGCATGGGATGAGACCTTTAAAAAAGATGAGGTTTACAATAACTTTCAGAAGGCTTCGGAAATTCTAATTACCGATTACCCAAATATTGGAGCTTCAGAAATTCGTGCGTGGTGTCATGAAAAGGTAAAGGACGATTGGCAAAAATTCCGTTCTACCGAAAATTACAACCGCCTGTCCTATAACAGTGCATTTCCTTGGCAAGCAGATGGTAAGCAGGGAGAGGTAGCAATGAATTATGTAATAAAAAATAAGAATAAGGATTGGGAACCATTCAGATTGTATACTTTTAAGAAGTTTGAAGACGGTGTTTATTACCGTGATGTTGTTTTAGAAAGTGATGAAAATATAAAATTCAATTTGGCCGATATTCCTTTAGCTAATGGTATTTTAAGGGTCGATAAATACCAAGGCAACCAACCTATAAACATGCGTTTAGGTCACTATGCATTACCTCGATTGAATTCAGAAATTATAGTAACAAGGAAGAAAATAGAGGGGAAGGAAGCTACCATTATAGATAACGGAATGTATCAATTAGCGTTAATTCCGCTAATGGGGTGGGATAAAACGGAGGTGCTTTTTACAACTGATTTACATCCTGAAAGCCAAAAAAGTACAATTATTAATGTGGTTGAAACGGAACAAATAACGGGTAAAGATTCTAAGGAATTTGTCACTCTGATGCTTTGGAAGCGATCTGGAGAGCAATGGACTGAAAATGAGCTAACACCGGTTAAGAAAATTAAAGTCATAGAAAATGGAGTTGTTTATCTTGAGATTAAACAACAGGGGGCAAAAAAGGTTCGTTTTTAATCAGTGGTTTTGATAATATAAATTCTGATTGGTTTAATGTTTTCAATAAACAATAAAAAGAATACATCCAGGATTTCAAAAAATCCATTTATAGATGTTTGATAGATAATATGTTTTTTTGTAAATGAAGTGTTAAAAAAAATAAGGCTTATATAGGTTTAATATATCACATTATTTATTATTGAAATTATGATATTCCAACCATAATTTTATTCTTTCAATCATCATTTTTAAATAATTTTCTGTCAGGAAAATATTAGACCAATCAAATCGTTGTGCTTGAACCCCAAGATAAAATATATAAATGGATGCCCCTGCTTCAGGTATAAGGCGGATTTCATTTTGTGTAAGGTTTCGAATATTGCTGTAGCCTTTAAAAAATGTCTCAATTTTTGATTCGTAAATCTTTTTATCAGATTCGATAAAAAAAAGTTGCATACAAAAATACCCAATGTCATAAATTAGTAAGCCATTCCCACAATTGTCAAAATCAAAGATTGTTATTTCATCATTACTATTTACACTAAAGTTATCATACCAAATATCAAGATGAACAATTCCTTGTTGAAATTCGGTTTGATTCACATTTTCAAATCTTTTAGATATTTCTATGCCAAGTTTTTTTAAATATTTCATTTCTAATAAATCCTCAGAAAAAAAATGTTTTAATTTATTATAGGAACGATTTAAAAGAATTTCTGAATCGTAGGTTATTCTATTAATGGTTTTATTTACAGTTGTTTTATGGAGATTAGCGATGGTAGATCCAATTTTAAAACACATTTCAATGTTTAAAAATCTCATTTTTTTCCCTTCCGCAAAAGAGAAAAGAACAATATAACGAAGGCCTTCAGGTGCATTTATTTCATGAATCATTTTGTTTTGTTTATCCAAAATGGGATAAGAAACAGGTAGATTATTTTCTTTTAGGAATTGTAATAATTTTAATTCCTCTTCGATTTCAATTTTAGTCCTCCAACTGTGTGAATAAACTCGAACAATATATTTACTTTTTGAATTATGAAAAAAATAGGTATGATTTACCCCAGTTCTGAATAAATCACATTCAAATGGTCCGTTCAGGCCATACTTAGCTGCCATGAATTCACCTAATTTATTGTCTGATAGGATTGAAGATAAAACAGGGAAATGTGACATTTAATGAAATTTAATTAAGTAATTCAAATATATTAAATTTTAAATACTTAACTTTTGGTAGATTGTCTCTATGTCAATTAAAATTAGACTATATTGAATTATCAATAATATGGATGTTTTTGGATTGCAAAACAATAGAAATACCAAATTACCTTGCTAATCAAAAGGAATTATTAGAATAGATAGATTACAAATCTATTTAAACTGTAGTTTTTTATATATTAAGCTAATAAAGAGGTTTAGTTTATCTTTACTGATTAGGCTTTTTCTTAGGATTTTATACGCCTTTCCTACCTGAACTTCAACAGTGTTTTTAGAAATTCCTAGTTGATCTGCAATTTGCTGGTATTTAAGACCTTCATATTTACTTAAAATAAATATCTCTTTGCATTTTTTAGGTAAGGTTTCAATCGCTTCTTGAAGAATTTTAATACGTTTTGATTTCAATTCGGTATCTTCTTCAATAGCTTCAATAATTTGATTGTATCTTAGGTCTTCAATTTTTTTGTTAAAAGTTTGATCTCGCCGTACTTTATCTAAAAACGAATTATAGATGACTCGGTAGAGATAGCCTTTAATATTATCTTTTATTTCCAGAGATTTTCTTTGTTCCCAAAGTTTTAAAAAAGCACTCTGTACCAGGTCTTCACTTAATTCGTGGTCTTTGGTGTATGCAAAAGTAAAAACACATAAATCTTCATAAAATAGCATATAGATTTCTCTAAAGGCTTCTTTAGAGTCTTTTTTCAAATCGTTTAAAAGTTCGCTATTTATTGGAATATTTTTCAAAGAAAACAGTTGGTTAACAAAAGAACGCAAAAAAAAGATAAAATAATTTAAAAAAAAAATAATGGTTTTTTAATATGTGTTCGTCTAATAAATATAACACAAAGAATTAATATCATATTCTAAAGAATGAGTCCGAAAGAAGCCAGAATAATTACAGTTAAGTTTTTAAATAATGAAGCCTCTGTAGCTGAGTTAAATCAGTTGTCACATTGGATTGAAGAGAACCCTTCCAATGATGTGGCTTTTAAAGAGTATTTGAATATTTATCACACACTGGATAAAAGACAGGTTTTCGATGCTATGCAGGCTTATAGAAAAACTGAAGCAATAATCAATGCAAAGCAAAACAGGAGTAAAGTATTCAGATTAAATATCTATAAATATGCAGCGGCGGCTGTTTTAGTTGGTGTTTTGTTAACTGCGTACCTTTTTAAACAAGATTCAATTTTCGGTAGTGATGATATGGTAACTCCTGTAATTGTTAATAATGCTATTAAGCCAGGAGCTAACAAAGCTATTTTAACACTAGAAGATGGTAAAGAAATCGTTTTTGAAAAAGGAGCAAGTTTGCAAACCAATAATGCAACCAGTAATGGTGAAAAAATAATTTACGAAGCTCATAAGGGGCAAGCATTAGCCTATAATACATTAACTATACCTAGAGGCGGTCAGTTTTTTGTGAAACTTTCTGATGGAACTCAAGTTTGGTTAAATTCTGAATCCCAATTAAAATATCCTGTAAATTTTACTGAAGGAGAGTCTCGTAAGGTTGAATTGGTATATGGTGAAGCATATTTTGATGTTTCACCAAGTACAGAACATAAAGGAGCTAGTTTCGAAGTAATAAATGATAACCAATTAGTTCATGTTCTTGGAACCGAATTTAATGTGAAGGCCTATAATGACGAAGATGAAGTTTATACAACATTAGTGGAAGGTAAAGTTGAAATATCTTCGAGTAAGGAACAGCATATTTTAAAACCAGGAGAACAATCTAGGTTAAATAAGAATGTCAATACCTTATCTGTTGAGGCGGTAGATGTTTACAGACAAATATCTTGGAAAGAGGGCATTTTTAGTTTCAAGCGAATGACTTTAGAAGACATTATGACCATTTTATCAAGATGGTATGATATGGATGTAGTTTTTGAAAATGAAGAATTAAAGCAAAGAGGATTCAATGGATCTTTAGGAAAGGAGCAACCTATAGAACAAATATTAGAGAATATTAAAAGTTTCGGAGTGATTAAAAACTATGAAATAAGAAACAAGCAAGTAATTTTAAAATAAAAAAGAGATCGAAGTCCTATCATTTGGCGGTGAACAAACTTCGTCTCTTTCAATTCGATGTATTAATTAAAACAAATGTCTAACTAACACAAAACAAATTTATGCAAAAATTAATTAAGATCCGTTCGCATACGCGAAAACGGTTCCTTCTAATGATTATGAGAACATTCATCTTTTTATTATGTACTGCAGTCTTTGGTATTAGTACTAATAATTCTTTCGCTCAGGATAAGGTAACTATTAGCGAAGATAAATTGGTGTCAATCGATGAGGTTTTCGATATAATAAATAAACAGACACATTATCACTTTATGTATCCTCAGGAATTATTTGAGAACTACCCTAAGGTACAGATTAAAAAGGGAGAAATTGATGTGTTTAAATTATTGAGCTACAGTTTAGGGTCAAAGGATTTTAATGTTGTTCTTTCTACAAATAATCAAATTATAATTAAACCTAAAGAAGATGGTCAACAGCAATTTGTTTCAGGTAGGGTTTTGGATGTTAACGGTGATCCCATTTATGGTGTATCTGTTGTTATAAAAGGGACAAAACAAGGTGTGTCTTCAGATTTTGATGGGAATTATGCAATTTCTGTTTCAAGTCCAGAAAATGTCTTAATATTTCAGGCTTTAGGCTTTAAAATGAAAGAAGTTCTAGTAGGAAGAAGTAAGAGAATTGATGTAACTCTGGAAGAAGATATTGAAGAGTTAGATGCCGTAGAAATTATTTCTACTGGTATTTTCAATAGACCTAAAACCAGTTTTACCGGAGCAGCTTCTGTAATCACTAAAGAGCAAATTAAATCTTTTGGTAACAGAAACTTACTTAGAACCTTAGCAAATATTGATCCGTCATTGGATATTCAGGAACAAAACGCTTTTGGTTCCGATCCCAATAATACAACGCTTTCAATAGAAATTCGTGGTGCAAAATCTATAACAGATGTAAGCAATTTACAAAACCAATCACGAGGACAGTTAAATACGCCGTTATTCCTTTTAGATGGGTTTGAAGTTAGCGTAGAACGTGTTTTGGATATGAATCAAAATGATGTAGAATCGGTCGTAATCTTAAAAGACGCCAGTGCCACAGCCATTTATGGTTCACGAGGTGCTAACGGTGTTGTAGTAATAACGTCTTCTAATCCGCCAAGAGGAAAATTAAGAGTATCTTACACTTCGGGGTTGAATTTTGAAATTCCAAACTTATCATCTTACGATTTACTTGATGCAAGACAAAAACTGCAAATCGAGAGTATAGCAGGTTTGTATACCGGAGAAACGGTAAATGAGCAAATATTACTAGATAACCTTTATAACCAGAATAATAAAGCCGTTCAGGAAGGTGTTAACACGAATTGGCTTAAAGAACCAACGCAGGTAGGAGTTGGTCAATATCATAGCTTAAGACTTGGTGGTGGAGATAAAGAGTTTAGATATGGGTTTAATGTGTCATACAACGGTATAACGGGAGCTATGAAAGGCTCAAAAAGAGACAATGTCAATGCCAGTTTAAATTTACAGTACCAGTTTAAAAAAGTTAGATTTTCTAACCAGTTAGAACTAGGGTTTAACAAAGGAACCAATAGTCCTTACGGAAGATTTTCAGACTATTATTATATGAATCCGTATTGGAGACCTTACGATGAAAACGGAGACCCTGTAATGTCTTATGATACATTTAATAATCAAGTTAAGTATAATCCGTTATATGATTCGTCTTTAGCTAGTTTTTCAACTACAGATTACAATAACATTCGTAATCAGACAGCGGTAAGTGTAAATTTTAATCAAAATTTAAAATGGGATACCAGTTTAGGTGTTACATTATTAAAAGGAGGATCTGATTATTTTAGTTCACCACTAAACTCGAGTAATTTTATTGCAGGTATAGCCCCATTAGATAGAGGTATCTATACACAAACATTTAGAGAAGAACGTTCCTATCAAATATCTTCAACAATAAGTTATGGAAAGACTTTTGGTAAACATATGTTGTACTTGGGAGGTAACGGACAGTTGATTCAAAATCAAAATGAGTCAACGACGCTTTCGGTTCGCGGGTTTACCAATGAAAAGCTAAATGATATTTCTAATGGTATTTCTTATACCGGTCAACGTCCGTCAAGAAGAGAATCTACGGTTCGTAGTGTAGGTTTAACAGGAACCCTAAACTATAATTACGACAATAGATATTTTGTTGAAGGATCGGCGAGATTGGATGGAGCGTCATCATTTGGATTAGAAAGTAGATATGCGCCTTTTTATTCATTTGGAGCTGCCTGGGATTTAGGTCAGGAGAAATTTATTAAGGAAAATATCTCTAAAATAGATAGAATCAAGTTTAGATATTCTTACGGAGTTACAGGTTCATTAAACTTCTCAGCATATCAGGCATTATCAACCTATTCTTACGATACGACGTCGCAATATTCTAATATTACAGGAATGACTTTATTGGCTTTAGGAAACCCTAATTTAGAGTGGCAAAATACTAAGCAACACAACTTTGGTTTAGATTTTCAAGCTTTTGATAATAGAATTGGTATGACTGTGAATTATTATAGAATTAATACTCATAACCTTATTGGAGAAGCGTCTCTACCTTATTCTAATGGATATACATCTTACACAGAAAACTTTGGTACGGTTAGAAACGTTGGGTATGATGCTAATTTAAGTGTTAATGTAGTAAGAGATTTAGACAATCAATTCTCATGGTATGTAACAACTGGGGTGTACAGTAATAAAAACACTTTAGTGAAATTATCTGATGCTATTAAAGAAGCTAATGAGCAATGGGAGGGTCAAAACTATAGTAATGGCACGTTTTATCAATATAGAGAAGGGGAATCTACAGATGCACTTTATGTTTTGAAATCGCCAGGTGTAGACCCCCTTACAGGTCAGGTACTTTACGAAGATCCAGAAACAGGGAATGTTTACACTTCGGTTCAGGAAGGTTTGAGAAAAATTTCGGTAGGCAACACACTTCCAAAAATTAATGGTAGAATAACCTCTTCTTTGCGTTATAAGGGTTGGATGATGGATATAGGTTTTTCTTATAGATTAGGAGCCAAAAAGTTAAATAATTCATTGTTGCGTGTAGAAAATGCGTATGTTGCAAATAACATGGATGCCAGAGTTTTAGGAACACGATGGCAGCAACCAGGAGACATAACAGCTTTTAAGAGTATTTCCAGTGATGAATCAACTTATCCAAATGATCGATTTGTTTTCACTGAACGAGCATTTGCTTTAAGCTCGGTTAATTTGAGTTACCAATTCCCGCAAAAGGTATTAGACTATTTTAAAGTGAAACAGTTAAGTCTAACCAGTTCAATTTCAGATGTGTTTTACCTGTCTAATATTAGCACAGAACGTGGAACAGACTACCCGTATTCGATAAGACCTCAGTTAAACTTATCAGTAACCTTTTAATTAAATGATTATGAAAAAAATATATATAACCTTTTTGTTTGCAGCGATTAGCCTTTTTTCATCATGCGATGATTGGTTAACTGTGGAACCAAAAGATATGGTAACAGTAGATAAGGCCCTAACAACTCCAGAGGGCTATACTTCTGCTTTAGTTGGCGTTTATCAAATATTGCAAAACGTTTACAATCCGGGAGGTTTTGTAATGGGAAGTGGTGTAGATACTTTTGCTAATATTTATACAGAACCAAGTATAGGCTTTTCTCAAAGTTTAAACAGTGCTTACAATTATAATTTTTCGGATACTTCTTATGATAATAGTTCTGGGGCTGCTTTTTTACAGATGTATAAAGCAATTACCAACTTAAATGTAATTTTAAGTAGTATTGAAACAACAGAAGTTTTAACCGCTGAACAGAAAAACTTTGTAGAAGGTGAAGCAAGAGCATTACGAGGTTTTTTGCATTTCGATATCTGGAGAATTTATGGAACAGCACCAGACGATAACGCGGGGACATCAAACTTGATATTGCCGTATTCTTTAGAGGTGTCAAACGAATTTATTCCGTATTTAAATTACAATGATTATTTCGCAAATATTCTGTCAGATTTAGAACAAGCGAAAGACATGTTGAGTTTTTCTGATCCCATTATTTATTATAGCAATGAATTGTTAAACGTCGAAGGAAGTATTGAAGAGTATGAAGATTTAGGTTGGTATAACAGACAAAATCGTTTTAATTATTATGCAACCTTAGGTGCTTTAGCTCGTGTTCAATTATGGATGGGAAACAAAGAGCAAGCTTATGAATATGCAAAAGAGGTAGTCGATGCCCAGAATGAAGATGGAACCCGCAAGTTTCGTTTAGGTACATCTACAGATATGGGAAACACCGATTTAGCATTATTTGTAGAACAGTTGTTTGGGGTTGA includes the following:
- a CDS encoding RagB/SusD family nutrient uptake outer membrane protein translates to MKKIYITFLFAAISLFSSCDDWLTVEPKDMVTVDKALTTPEGYTSALVGVYQILQNVYNPGGFVMGSGVDTFANIYTEPSIGFSQSLNSAYNYNFSDTSYDNSSGAAFLQMYKAITNLNVILSSIETTEVLTAEQKNFVEGEARALRGFLHFDIWRIYGTAPDDNAGTSNLILPYSLEVSNEFIPYLNYNDYFANILSDLEQAKDMLSFSDPIIYYSNELLNVEGSIEEYEDLGWYNRQNRFNYYATLGALARVQLWMGNKEQAYEYAKEVVDAQNEDGTRKFRLGTSTDMGNTDLALFVEQLFGVETLGYDDTSYSSYTAHCVNSEYVLNQVYPSSSDIRKMNLFTTLTSNALVYNAQISLKYSLMSENDASAYKNFPIIRVSEMYLILVETAPTIAEAQTYYDTFANSRFDENVTLTEGNLQENILNQYTREFWAEGQIFYTYKRLSLTSLPFSGQEMNTDKYKIAIPSGETNSDL
- a CDS encoding SusC/RagA family TonB-linked outer membrane protein gives rise to the protein MIMRTFIFLLCTAVFGISTNNSFAQDKVTISEDKLVSIDEVFDIINKQTHYHFMYPQELFENYPKVQIKKGEIDVFKLLSYSLGSKDFNVVLSTNNQIIIKPKEDGQQQFVSGRVLDVNGDPIYGVSVVIKGTKQGVSSDFDGNYAISVSSPENVLIFQALGFKMKEVLVGRSKRIDVTLEEDIEELDAVEIISTGIFNRPKTSFTGAASVITKEQIKSFGNRNLLRTLANIDPSLDIQEQNAFGSDPNNTTLSIEIRGAKSITDVSNLQNQSRGQLNTPLFLLDGFEVSVERVLDMNQNDVESVVILKDASATAIYGSRGANGVVVITSSNPPRGKLRVSYTSGLNFEIPNLSSYDLLDARQKLQIESIAGLYTGETVNEQILLDNLYNQNNKAVQEGVNTNWLKEPTQVGVGQYHSLRLGGGDKEFRYGFNVSYNGITGAMKGSKRDNVNASLNLQYQFKKVRFSNQLELGFNKGTNSPYGRFSDYYYMNPYWRPYDENGDPVMSYDTFNNQVKYNPLYDSSLASFSTTDYNNIRNQTAVSVNFNQNLKWDTSLGVTLLKGGSDYFSSPLNSSNFIAGIAPLDRGIYTQTFREERSYQISSTISYGKTFGKHMLYLGGNGQLIQNQNESTTLSVRGFTNEKLNDISNGISYTGQRPSRRESTVRSVGLTGTLNYNYDNRYFVEGSARLDGASSFGLESRYAPFYSFGAAWDLGQEKFIKENISKIDRIKFRYSYGVTGSLNFSAYQALSTYSYDTTSQYSNITGMTLLALGNPNLEWQNTKQHNFGLDFQAFDNRIGMTVNYYRINTHNLIGEASLPYSNGYTSYTENFGTVRNVGYDANLSVNVVRDLDNQFSWYVTTGVYSNKNTLVKLSDAIKEANEQWEGQNYSNGTFYQYREGESTDALYVLKSPGVDPLTGQVLYEDPETGNVYTSVQEGLRKISVGNTLPKINGRITSSLRYKGWMMDIGFSYRLGAKKLNNSLLRVENAYVANNMDARVLGTRWQQPGDITAFKSISSDESTYPNDRFVFTERAFALSSVNLSYQFPQKVLDYFKVKQLSLTSSISDVFYLSNISTERGTDYPYSIRPQLNLSVTF